In a genomic window of Pieris brassicae chromosome 7, ilPieBrab1.1, whole genome shotgun sequence:
- the LOC123711645 gene encoding uncharacterized protein LOC123711645 has translation MNPERMPLVMIDGTGNSDAYSFYNWGGVDIFIYFSHHLITIPPLSWINVAHAHGVKVLGTVITEWGEGVAFWERILQSETEWQNFASALVAIAKTLKFDGWLLNVENKIARPESLVQFVRYLREMLHAELADPELIWYDSVTGDGHLNWQNGLNEKNKMFFDAVDGFFTNYSWREEDVVSSVKEAGSRLTDLYVGIDVWGRNFYGGGQFNTQQAVRLVHDYGCSLAIFAPAWTHEAMSEEQGDSNAVAQAEDLNNYDRFLLRERAFWGSIWPFLNTKLPSTLPFQTSFCRGQGKKRRIYGEVICPVPWYNLRHQQYQPNSSHGPHGYLLSTLDNIVGLSRLGLFKDKAGILRYRKTIEDSRLNTEDPTTSKDMVFSMNPDSIGNMHEDRVQDKVVEPAQNERKSVKRKMTRVLRDFFKVKSAKSDDEETKSKEDVNSSLNTVSEMDARERGPSMVQMSISLRLGNKNIKTRYALGYVPDELECLEPFFEDSFTGGSCLKVNASDKVSQEHRLSRIFFSDFVIENRLIACVVTKNLAGQEEQFLNVLLWVESDDSESTVVLVGRRIPHAQGAAASGRPFQHVYPAEGADLRRLQTHLLLYEPGFYMPIENSYRWNVRYYEVEVGSARVTAVGCRTGLDVGPILLGHFGLCRINTEHSNATQASQ, from the exons ATGAACCCGGAAAGGATGCCCTTAgt CATGATCGATGGAACGGGAAACTCTGACGCTTATAGTTTTTACAACTGGGGTGGTGTcgatatctttatatattttagccaCCACTTAATTACTATTCCTCCACTGAGTTGGATTAATGTAGCACACGCACACGGAGTTAAAGTTTTAG GGACGGTGATAACGGAATGGGGAGAAGGTGTCGCGTTTTGGGAGCGCATCCTTCAATCGGAGACGGAGTGGCAGAATTTCGCAAGTGCTCTAGTCGCTATAGCCAAAACACTCAAATTCGATGGCTGGCTCCTCAACGTAGAAAATAAG ATTGCACGCCCGGAGTCATTGGTGCAGTTCGTGAGGTATCTTCGCGAAATGCTCCATGCTGAACTAGCCGACCCCGAGTTGATTTGGTATGACAGTGTCACTGGAGACGGACATCTCAACTGGCAGAACGGACTCAACGAGAAAAACAA AATGTTTTTCGATGCCGTTGACGGGTTTTTTACGAACTATTCTTGGCGAGAGGAAGACGTCGTCAGTAGTGTGAAGGAGGCCGGCTCACGCTTGACCGATCTTTACGTTGGAATAGATGTTTGGGGGCGAAACTTCTACGGCGGCGGACAATTTAACACGCAACAG GCTGTCCGACTAGTTCACGATTATGGTTGTTCCTTGGCCATTTTTGCGCCGGCTTGGACTCATGAGGCCATGTCTGAAGAGCAAGGAGACTCTAACGCCGTGGCGCAAGCGGAAGACTTGAATAACTATGACCGCTTTCTGCTACGGGAGCGAGCCTTCTGGGGGAGCATCTGGCCCTTTTTGAACACTAAACTTCCGTCCACTCTGCCTTTTCAGACATCCTTTTGTAGAGGGCAGGGGAAAAAACGGAGAATTTATGGAGAG GTGATATGTCCTGTGCCTTGGTACAACTTACGGCATCAACAATACCAGCCGAATAGCTCCCACGGCCCCCACGGGTACTTGCTTTCAACACTTGATAACATCGTCGGCCTCTCGAGACTAGGCTTGTTTAAGGACAAAGCTGGGATACTACGCTACCGAAAGACTATCGAAGATAGCAGACTGAACACTGAGGATCCAACTACCAGCAAAGATATGGTGTTTTCAATGAATCCTGATAGTATTGGTAATATGCACGAAGACAGAGTTCAAGACAAGGTAGTGGAACCAGCACAAAATGAAAGAAAATCCGTCAAGCGAAAAATGACAAGGGTTTTGCGGGAttttttcaaagtaaaatcAGCAAAATCTGACGACGAAGAAACTAAATCCAAAGAAGACGTGAACTCAAGTCTGAATACCGTGAGTGAGATGGACGCAAGAGAAAGAGGTCCTTCCATGGTGCAGATGTCAATCAGTTTGCGGTTGGGAAAcaagaatataaaaacaagGTATGCACTGGGGTATGTGCCCGATGAGCTGGAATGCCTAGAACCGTTCTTCGAGGACAGCTTCACGGGCGGTTCTTGCCTTAAAGTGAATGCGTCGGATAAAGTGTCGCAGGAGCACAGACTCTCTAGAATTTTCTTCAGCGACTTTGTCATTGAGAATAGGCTTATTGCGTGTGTCGTAACAAAGAATTTAGCCGGCCAGGAGGAGCAATTTTTGAATGTGTTACTATGGGTGGAGAGCGACGACAGCGAGAGTACGGTTGTGCTCGTGGGCCGGCGAATCCCACACGCTCAGGGCGCGGCAGCCAGCGGGAGGCCCTTTCAGCACGTGTATCCAGCGGAGGGGGCCGATTTGCGCCGTCTGCAGACCCACTTGCTACTCTATGAGCCCGGTTTTTACATGCCCATCGAGAACTCTTACCGCTGGAACGTTCG TTACTACGAGGTAGAAGTGGGATCGGCAAGAGTGACGGCGGTCGGGTGCCGCACGGGGTTGGACGTGGGGCCGATACTGCTGGGACACTTTGGTCTCTGCCGCATCAACACCGAGCACTCTAATGCGACGCAAGCGAGTCAATGA
- the LOC123711646 gene encoding beta-1,4-N-acetylgalactosaminyltransferase bre-4-like, giving the protein MRKWLPLKRLQQVYFKAFIASILGLIALIQFFACYGYYNYDCIPRSEIEKHIYLHANPNLVKRTKPDCRYEDIYQKYYPDDWQINGHVDGFLPHGIVNGSFIPKDCNPLISVAILVTYRKRQKQLDIFIPYIHNFLRKQNIHYKVYVIEQQDDKPFNKGLLYNAGARRALEERFPCLILHDVDLLPVNAANIYSCLSLPRHMSASIDKFRLNLPYESLTGGVLAIRADHFRQIDGFSNRFQGWGGEDDDLALRLRHAALDILRLPPEMSRYRMLVHRQERKNAARHRLLKMGPEPRDGFRAPDDPAPLASVTHTRLYALIRVRT; this is encoded by the exons ATGCGCAAATGGTTGCCTCTAAAAAGGCTTCAGCAAGTTTACTTCAAGGCTTTCATTGCATCTATCCTGGGTTTGATAGCATTGATTCAATTTTTTGCATGCTATGGATATTATAACTATGACTGCATACCTAGGAGTGAAATAGAGaagcatatttatttacatgcaAACCCTAATTTAGTGAAAAGAACTAAGCCAGACTGTAGATATGAGGATATTTATCAGAAATATTACCCAGATGATTGGCAAATCAATGGGCATGTTGATGGGTTTCTTCCACATGGAATTGTAAATGGCAGCTTCATTCCAAAGGACTGCAATCCTCTGATAAGTGTTGCTATACTTGTTACATATAGAAAGAGACAGAAGCAATTGGATATATTTATtccatatatacataattttttaaggaaacaaaatatacactaCAA GGTATATGTAATTGAACAACAAGATGATAAGCCTTTCAACAAGGGCCTGTTGTACAATGCGGGTGCGCGGAGGGCCCTCGAGGAGAGATTCCCGTGTCTCATTCTGCACGATGTAGACCTTTTGCCGGTCAACGCCGCCAATATCTACTCCTGCTTGAGCCTTCCTCGACACATGAGCGCTAGCATCGACAAGTTCCGCCTCAACCTGCCCTACGAGTCCCTAACAGGCGGGGTCCTGGCCATCCGCGCCGACCACTTCCGCCAGATCGACGGCTTCTCCAACCGCTTCCAAGGCTGGGGCGGAGAGGACGACGATCTCGCGCTGCGCCTGCGACACGCCgctttagatattttaag ACTGCCCCCGGAGATGTCGAGGTACCGGATGCTGGTGCACCGTCAGGAGCGCAAGAACGCGGCTCGCCACCGGTTGTTGAAGATGGGGCCCGAGCCAAGGGACGGGTTCCGAGCGCCCGACGACCCCGCCCCTCTCGCCTCCGTCACCCACACACGCCTGTACGCCCTCATCAGAGTGCGTACGTGA